The proteins below come from a single Garra rufa chromosome 3, GarRuf1.0, whole genome shotgun sequence genomic window:
- the cyb5b gene encoding cytochrome b5 type B, producing the protein MGEGTESSVKRDNQDMKDENTRTPDDSGVKYYRRAEVQAHNVSKEAWLIIHDKVYDITDFMEEHPGGEEVLLEQAGADATESFEDVGHSTDAREMLQQYYIGELHMDDRKKESKKEVYITTSKDSRSWTTWLIPAIAAVLVGAMYRYYMLEHRSS; encoded by the exons ATGGGCGAAGGAACTGAGAGCTCAGTGAAAAGAGACAATCAGGACATGAAGGATGAAAATACTCGCACACCGGATGATAGCGGTGTGAAATATTACAGACGCGCGGAGGTTCAAGCTCACAACGTGAGCAAAGAAGCATGGCTCATCATTCACGATAAAGTTTACGATATCACAGATTTCATGGAGGAG CATCCAGGAGGTGAAGAGGTTTTGCTGGAGCAAGCAGGTGCCGATGCAACAGAAAGCTTTGAGGATGTGGGTCATTCCACAGATGCCAGAGAGATGCTGCAGCAGTATTACATCGGGGAACTGCATATG GATGATCGAAAAAAAGAATCAAAAAag GAAGTTTACATCACAACTTCCAAAGACTCCAG GTCATGGACCACCTGGTTAATTCCAGCCATAGCTGCTGTACTTGTGGGCGCCATGTACCGTTACTACATGTTGGAGCACAGATCCTCCTGA
- the LOC141331484 gene encoding adenosine receptor A2b, with protein MSGINNVSILSTDVDLNVTDLQKTLEAHRPIKIGIISVLGVMITLGNIAVVMVIASAVSGWSRNSRYFLLSLTGADSAFGLLIMPLNLCVSFMKEYNAGPDPFCHIVAFFNATIYSTCMYTLATISLERYIAVFYPLKYSTVLTRRRALLLIAFSWVFPPVLLVPISFPAGIIEVQFSRASLVCNPLYSSNVAYSLSLTCFIFFPCSAIMTFCNLRLWVAAKRQRLKLRRHSWGGGYRPKVALRVLVPVMTVYYTCWTPCMVIMLYNAISGSGVPEWIEFIAVWLPTSNGFLNCIFYFWINHSFRRKFRLVLQRLFLGLCPGSDSDSNCVNSIESSVVPGWNSTNSLKERFSSVSSTCTLLRLMPPQTNMREPEPA; from the exons ATGTCCGGCATAAACAACGTTTCCATTCTATCAACTGATGTGGACTTGAATGTCACGGATCTACAAAAGACACTGGAGGCTCACCGCCCCATTAAAATTGGGATTATATCGGTTTTGGGAGTGATGATAACTTTGGGAAACATTGCTGTTGTAATGGTCATAGCTTCAGCGGTATCGGGGTGGTCGAGAAACTCTCGGTACTTCCTTTTATCGTTAACGGGAGCTGACTCGGCGTTTGGACTGCTTATCATGCCGCTCAATTTGTGCGTGAGTTTCATGAAAGAATATAACGCGGGCCCGGACCCCTTCTGTCACATCGTGGCATTTTTCAACGCAACTATATATTCCACTTGCATGTACACCCTTGCAACCATAAGCTTGGAAAGATACATAGCAGTGTTTTACCCTCTGAAATACTCCACCGTGCTTACCAGGAGAAGAGCGCTGCTCCTAATTGCGTTTTCTTGGGTCTTCCCTCCCGTTCTGCTCGTTCCCATCTCGTTCCCGGCGGGTATCATTGAAGTGCAGTTCTCCAGAGCCTCGCTCGTGTGCAACCCGCTGTACTCCAGCAACGTCGCGTACTCCCTGTCTTTGACTTGCTTCATCTTCTTCCCGTGCTCGGCCATCATGACCTTCTGCAACCTCAGACTGTGGGTAGCTGCGAAGAGACAGAGGTTGAAGTTGAGAAGACACAGCTGGGGTGGAGGATACAGGCCTAAAGTCGCCTTGCGTGTTCTGGTTCCAGTCATGACCGTTTACTACACCTGCTGGACGCCCTGTATGGTCATCATGCTGTACAATG CGATTTCAGGCAGCGGTGTCCCCGAATGGATCGAGTTTATTGCTGTGTGGTTACCAACCTCCAATGGCTTCCTCAATTGTATCTTCTACTTCTGGATCAACCATAGCTTTAGAAGGAAATTCCGTTTGGTTCTTCAGAGACTATTTCTAGGACTTTGTCCAGGTTCTGACAGCGATTCAAACTGCGTCAACTCGATAGAATCCTCTGTGGTTCCTGGATGGAACAGTACCAACTCACTCAAGGAGCGGTTTTCTAGCGTGTCGTCCACCTGCACTCTGCTAAGGCTCATGCCTCCTCAAACCAACATGCGTGAACCAGAGCCGGCTTAA